A stretch of the SAR86 cluster bacterium genome encodes the following:
- a CDS encoding ribonuclease D: MYTFINSLDDLAFLNKELLNRPYVAVDTEFRRTTKDNMRLALLQVNDGEEIYLIDSISIQEPKGQASFLFTNSVVKIFHSCKEDIEAIYAWTGEVMNNLFDTQLANAFLNGDFSIGYQGLVEEKLGIIIDKGETRSNWIRRPLTDSQLNYAVSDVEFLIELYLDQKKSLEKNDKLGWLQEELSLLTSKIFEPFNEETKTKISLTKTEEKKLLNKLNQIVIKISVANSINPTLFFSKKSQKEFMRLTLNEGLEESISTITEWRSNLIKKPLEVLLRDF; encoded by the coding sequence TTGTATACTTTTATAAATTCCTTAGATGATTTGGCTTTCCTAAACAAGGAATTATTAAATAGACCTTATGTAGCTGTTGATACAGAGTTTAGAAGAACTACAAAAGATAATATGAGATTAGCTTTACTCCAAGTAAATGACGGTGAAGAAATTTATTTAATAGACTCAATCTCAATACAAGAGCCCAAAGGTCAAGCTAGTTTTCTTTTTACTAATTCCGTAGTAAAAATTTTTCACTCCTGCAAAGAAGATATTGAGGCGATATATGCTTGGACAGGAGAGGTTATGAATAACTTATTTGATACCCAACTTGCAAATGCATTTTTGAATGGTGATTTCTCAATAGGATATCAAGGACTTGTTGAAGAAAAATTAGGAATCATCATAGACAAAGGAGAGACAAGATCAAATTGGATTAGAAGGCCTCTTACGGATTCTCAACTAAATTATGCCGTCTCTGATGTAGAGTTCCTAATAGAGTTATATCTCGATCAAAAAAAATCACTAGAAAAGAATGACAAGTTAGGGTGGTTACAAGAGGAGCTCTCTTTACTCACTTCAAAAATATTTGAACCTTTTAATGAAGAAACCAAAACTAAAATAAGTTTGACTAAAACTGAAGAAAAAAAACTTTTGAATAAATTAAATCAGATTGTGATTAAGATATCAGTTGCAAATAGTATTAATCCCACTTTGTTCTTTTCAAAAAAAAGTCAAAAAGAATTCATGAGACTTACTTTGAATGAAGGACTTGAAGAAAGCATTAGTACGATTACAGAATGGAGATCAAATCTTATTAAAAAGCCTTTAGAGGTTTTACTTAGAGATTTCTAA
- the wecB gene encoding UDP-N-acetylglucosamine 2-epimerase (non-hydrolyzing) yields the protein MNKKLKVMTVVGTRPEIIKLSQVMKELDKFVEHVIVHTGQNYDYELNELFFEQLGIRKPDFFLEAIKGSPSETIGDIISKIDKVFVDIKPDALLIYGDTNSCLCVIPAKKRKIPIFHMEAGNRSFDQRVPEEINRKIVDHLSDINMPLTEQARDYLVAEGLKPQTVIKTGSPMLEVLNENMQSILESDILEREGLTKGKYFLMSIHREENVDSPKNFENLLNAIDAITKKYKLPVIISTHPRTKKKLEEIGYEENNQYLRFSKPYGFHEYNQLQINAYCVISDSGTITEESSILKIPAITVRQAHERPEGMDEGTLIMTGLNKDRILESIEVVVNQNKIDGPMRIVNDYSIDNVSKKVLRIILSYTDYVNRTVWSKDI from the coding sequence ATGAATAAAAAATTAAAAGTTATGACGGTGGTTGGAACAAGGCCCGAAATCATAAAATTGAGTCAAGTCATGAAAGAACTTGATAAATTTGTGGAACATGTGATTGTTCATACTGGGCAAAATTATGATTACGAATTAAATGAACTTTTTTTTGAACAGCTTGGAATTAGAAAGCCTGATTTTTTTTTGGAGGCTATTAAAGGAAGCCCATCAGAGACAATTGGAGACATAATAAGCAAGATAGACAAAGTATTCGTAGACATAAAGCCCGATGCATTGCTCATATATGGTGATACTAACAGCTGTTTGTGTGTCATACCGGCTAAGAAAAGAAAAATACCAATTTTTCATATGGAGGCTGGAAATAGATCTTTTGACCAGAGGGTGCCGGAGGAAATTAATAGAAAGATCGTAGATCACTTAAGTGATATAAATATGCCCTTGACTGAACAAGCTCGAGATTATTTGGTAGCCGAAGGACTAAAGCCTCAAACAGTAATAAAAACTGGATCGCCAATGTTAGAAGTTTTGAATGAGAATATGCAAAGTATATTAGAAAGCGATATCCTTGAACGAGAAGGTCTGACCAAAGGCAAATATTTTTTAATGAGCATCCACAGAGAAGAAAATGTAGACTCACCTAAAAACTTTGAGAATCTCCTCAATGCCATAGATGCGATAACAAAAAAATATAAACTACCAGTTATAATTTCCACCCATCCAAGAACAAAAAAGAAATTGGAGGAGATAGGTTATGAAGAAAATAATCAATATCTCAGATTTTCAAAACCTTATGGTTTCCATGAATATAATCAGCTTCAAATCAATGCTTATTGTGTAATTTCCGATAGTGGTACTATCACTGAAGAATCTTCTATTCTAAAGATTCCAGCGATTACAGTCCGTCAAGCACACGAGAGACCAGAAGGCATGGATGAAGGAACACTTATTATGACAGGGTTAAATAAAGATAGGATCTTAGAATCAATAGAAGTAGTAGTGAACCAAAATAAAATTGATGGACCAATGAGAATAGTGAATGATTATTCAATTGATAATGTTTCAAAAAAAGTTTTGAGGATAATACTCTCCTATACAGATTATGTTAATAGGACAGTATGGTCTAAAGATATTTAA
- a CDS encoding NAD-dependent epimerase/dehydratase family protein: MVILVTGATGFLGKRVCNMLLQKNHKIRVISRNSSIKFDDLVIADLAKDSIEETIFSDVTSVIHLAGHAHDLKKNRNTENYFKLNVDGTKKLAEMASISGVKNFIFISSTKAGVAEDSISSVGQAEGIYGQSKRAAELAILNLSPASNMKVNIIRPALIYGPEVKGNLRLMLNGIKQGWFPPLPSIGNKRSMVHVDDVASCISHIMEKDNSDKQIYQLTDGNEYSSSEIYDILCKVSGKNIHSIRVPLIFFRLLSRLHPSIRYKINKLLGDETFSNLKIISTGFKPKKTLQHINETDY; the protein is encoded by the coding sequence ATGGTAATTTTAGTAACTGGAGCAACGGGTTTCCTTGGGAAAAGAGTTTGTAATATGCTTTTGCAAAAGAATCATAAGATAAGAGTTATTTCGCGTAATTCTTCAATTAAATTTGACGATTTAGTAATAGCTGACTTGGCCAAAGATAGTATTGAAGAAACTATATTTAGTGATGTAACTTCTGTTATTCATCTTGCTGGACATGCTCATGATTTGAAAAAAAATCGCAATACAGAAAATTATTTCAAGCTAAATGTAGATGGAACAAAAAAGTTGGCGGAAATGGCGAGTATTTCTGGTGTAAAAAATTTCATCTTTATAAGTAGCACTAAAGCAGGAGTTGCTGAAGATTCTATCTCATCTGTAGGTCAGGCAGAGGGCATATATGGTCAATCAAAGCGAGCTGCAGAATTAGCAATTTTAAATTTATCACCAGCTTCGAATATGAAAGTGAATATTATCAGGCCTGCACTTATTTATGGTCCTGAAGTTAAAGGGAATCTTAGATTGATGTTGAACGGAATAAAGCAAGGTTGGTTTCCGCCCCTACCATCAATAGGAAATAAGCGTTCCATGGTACATGTTGATGATGTTGCTTCGTGTATTAGCCATATAATGGAGAAAGATAATTCTGATAAACAGATATATCAGCTTACGGATGGTAATGAATATTCTTCCTCAGAAATTTATGATATTTTGTGCAAGGTTTCTGGAAAAAATATTCACAGCATTAGAGTACCTCTTATTTTTTTTAGGTTGCTATCAAGGTTACATCCCTCGATAAGATATAAAATAAATAAATTATTAGGTGATGAAACATTTTCTAATTTAAAAATAATTTCTACCGGGTTCAAACCAAAAAAAACTTTGCAGCATATTAATGAAACGGATTATTGA
- a CDS encoding metallophosphoesterase, with translation MLIGVISDTHNNIKNIGKIISILNNEKVDLVIHTGDITKAETLKKFSLLNCPLTGVFGNNDRSEVGLQEVCEENNFKFQEPPLSLNLDGIRVVVFHEPDLIDGYLQNHKDLDIILHGHTHRYREETINDIIYFNPGESAGFLEGKNTLGLINTKNLSIKRIFF, from the coding sequence ATGTTGATTGGTGTTATCAGTGACACACACAACAACATAAAAAATATAGGTAAGATAATTTCAATACTTAATAATGAGAAAGTTGATTTAGTTATACATACTGGCGACATAACAAAGGCTGAAACGTTAAAAAAATTCAGTTTACTTAATTGTCCATTAACAGGTGTTTTTGGAAATAATGATCGCTCAGAGGTTGGTCTGCAAGAAGTTTGCGAGGAGAATAACTTTAAATTCCAAGAACCACCTCTTTCTCTAAATCTAGATGGAATAAGAGTGGTTGTATTTCATGAACCGGATCTAATCGATGGATATTTACAAAATCATAAAGATCTAGACATCATACTTCATGGTCACACCCATAGGTACAGGGAAGAAACAATTAATGACATTATCTATTTTAATCCCGGAGAATCAGCCGGCTTTTTAGAAGGAAAAAATACTCTAGGTTTAATTAATACCAAGAATCTTTCAATTAAAAGAATCTTTTTTTGA
- a CDS encoding thiolase family protein, with the protein MSDVYVLGVDMIKFGRFPDRTVPDLGAEAALLALDDAGLNIGNMEAFYCGNLGQANAMVGQRILQEIGQTGIPVVNCSNACATGATAFREAWTSIKAGLYDVVLAVGVEQMGTGLLGGSGGGAGIPKEGLLGSGTMPAVFAEAGMEHARQYGTTFEQFAKISVKNHHHSTMNPKARYQIETPLDEVMNAEMISYPNTKLMCSVNVDGAAAAVLVSEKKAKELGTQRAVRVKASVMTSDPYQERDLVMPDVNSCTRKAAYEAYEMAGLDSSDIDLVELHDCFATAEMLHYENLGLCDDGEAGRIIDEGEVELGGRIPVNVSGGLLSKGHPLGATGIANIYEVCTHLRGEAGKRQVENAKIGLTHVIGLGSACGIHILEKV; encoded by the coding sequence ATGAGTGATGTATATGTTTTAGGTGTTGATATGATTAAGTTTGGAAGGTTTCCAGATAGAACTGTCCCGGATCTTGGTGCAGAAGCTGCATTGTTAGCACTTGATGATGCTGGACTAAATATAGGAAATATGGAGGCTTTCTATTGCGGTAATCTTGGACAAGCCAATGCCATGGTAGGACAAAGAATTCTACAAGAGATAGGTCAAACGGGTATTCCAGTTGTAAATTGTTCTAACGCTTGTGCAACAGGAGCAACGGCTTTTAGAGAAGCCTGGACTTCAATTAAAGCAGGTTTATATGATGTAGTACTTGCTGTAGGTGTTGAACAGATGGGTACTGGTCTTTTAGGTGGCTCTGGAGGAGGAGCAGGAATACCGAAAGAGGGCTTGTTAGGCTCGGGTACAATGCCTGCAGTTTTTGCTGAAGCAGGTATGGAACATGCTAGACAATACGGAACTACTTTTGAACAATTTGCAAAGATTTCTGTAAAAAATCATCATCACTCAACGATGAATCCTAAAGCAAGATATCAGATTGAAACACCCTTAGACGAGGTAATGAACGCAGAAATGATCTCTTACCCTAACACTAAATTAATGTGCTCTGTAAATGTTGATGGAGCTGCTGCTGCAGTCTTGGTCTCGGAAAAGAAAGCTAAAGAACTTGGCACGCAAAGAGCAGTGAGAGTTAAGGCTTCAGTTATGACAAGTGATCCTTACCAAGAAAGAGATCTAGTTATGCCAGATGTTAACTCTTGTACAAGAAAAGCTGCTTATGAAGCTTATGAAATGGCAGGTCTTGATTCAAGCGATATTGATCTTGTTGAATTACACGATTGTTTTGCTACAGCTGAGATGCTTCACTATGAAAATCTTGGTCTTTGTGACGATGGTGAAGCTGGGAGAATAATAGATGAAGGTGAAGTAGAGCTTGGTGGAAGAATTCCTGTCAATGTTTCGGGAGGGTTACTTTCAAAAGGCCATCCCTTAGGAGCTACAGGCATAGCAAATATTTATGAAGTTTGTACTCACCTAAGAGGCGAAGCTGGAAAAAGACAAGTTGAAAATGCAAAAATTGGCTTAACTCACGTTATTGGTTTAGGAAGTGCCTGTGGTATACACATTCTAGAAAAAGTCTAA
- the murJ gene encoding murein biosynthesis integral membrane protein MurJ: MDLAKNSFINSLFIFFSQISGFIRDIFIAAFLGSGLLSNIFIVALRLPFSFQQSLSGETFHSAFIPTLSSIDGENSIRKRHEFAKKILWISFLLLIPLILLTEIYMSYILRLVAPGFVDHPKFSLMVLCSRIAFPYLTFIVMSSVFSGLLNYRNKFSLTASLPIILNLTVISYITFSANFGESKVIYLCWTLLIGGVLQILFLLFSTDKDFWLSSINLKDGFLDVKKFFRLIAPTFFSQTFIQINVLVGIIFASFYEGAISYIYFADRVYMLPLTLTGISIATVLIPVLSRSIFLNDISSALNIQNKAYKLAIATIFPSSIILFMMSHEIIQFIYERGEFNSESTRSTASVLQLFSLGLPALCITKILSPYYFAKNDPQTPFKITTFSVIINIILTLILFQFIGYLSIPLSISLTAYITLAMYIYSHKKEDFFLFSNEIINYTIKFSFLCIGLSIQIWIIKELIQLLHFNNSIHLFISLISCLASTIIFMRLFDNELIKDMKSFMTKTVD, from the coding sequence ATGGATTTAGCGAAGAACTCTTTCATAAACTCATTATTTATATTTTTCTCACAAATTTCAGGTTTTATCAGAGATATATTTATAGCTGCCTTTCTTGGATCTGGACTATTATCAAATATATTTATTGTAGCTCTTAGGTTACCATTTTCTTTCCAGCAATCTCTATCAGGTGAAACATTCCATTCAGCATTTATTCCTACCTTAAGTTCAATTGATGGCGAGAATTCAATCCGAAAAAGACATGAATTTGCAAAAAAAATACTTTGGATATCTTTTCTTCTGCTGATACCTCTTATTTTATTAACAGAAATATACATGTCTTACATATTGCGATTAGTTGCTCCAGGATTTGTAGACCATCCTAAATTTTCATTAATGGTTTTATGTTCAAGAATTGCATTTCCATATTTAACCTTCATTGTAATGAGCTCTGTATTTTCAGGTTTATTAAATTATAGAAATAAATTTTCATTAACTGCCTCCCTTCCAATAATTTTAAATCTCACAGTTATTTCATATATTACTTTTTCTGCCAACTTTGGGGAAAGCAAAGTGATTTATTTGTGCTGGACCCTTCTTATCGGAGGAGTTTTGCAAATTTTATTTTTACTATTTTCTACTGATAAAGATTTTTGGCTTTCATCAATAAACTTAAAAGATGGTTTCTTGGATGTAAAGAAATTCTTTAGACTAATAGCTCCCACTTTCTTTTCTCAAACATTTATTCAGATTAATGTTTTGGTGGGAATTATTTTTGCTTCCTTCTATGAAGGTGCTATATCTTATATTTATTTTGCCGATAGAGTTTACATGCTTCCACTGACACTTACTGGTATATCAATTGCAACTGTGCTTATACCTGTATTAAGTCGCAGTATATTTTTAAATGATATTAGTTCTGCATTGAATATTCAAAATAAGGCATACAAACTTGCGATAGCAACTATTTTTCCTTCATCGATTATATTGTTCATGATGAGTCATGAAATTATCCAGTTTATTTATGAAAGAGGGGAATTCAACTCTGAATCAACTCGAAGTACTGCTTCTGTTCTTCAGTTATTTTCATTAGGTTTACCAGCCTTGTGCATAACTAAAATCCTTAGCCCATATTATTTTGCAAAAAATGATCCTCAGACGCCGTTCAAAATAACTACGTTTTCAGTGATAATAAATATAATCTTAACTTTGATACTTTTTCAGTTTATAGGTTACTTAAGTATCCCTTTATCAATAAGCCTGACTGCTTATATTACTCTGGCGATGTATATTTATAGTCATAAAAAAGAGGATTTCTTTCTCTTTTCAAATGAAATAATTAACTATACGATCAAATTTTCTTTTCTTTGTATTGGGTTATCTATTCAAATTTGGATAATTAAGGAATTAATACAATTACTTCATTTCAATAATTCCATCCATTTATTTATTTCACTAATCTCATGTCTGGCCAGTACAATAATCTTCATGAGATTATTTGATAATGAACTCATCAAAGATATGAAATCTTTTATGACAAAGACAGTCGATTAG
- a CDS encoding SDR family oxidoreductase codes for MKKKILILGSTGLIGHQIHFLLSSNPEYEIANISYRNKLHEDTLLLDILDEALLNSAIQKIKPNYLINCVGTLIKESESDPELAIYTNAILPHRLKNICNTMSIKLIHMSTDCVFSGEKRTPYVENDIKDGLDVYAKTKALGEVIDDKHLTIRTSVIGPELKKDGEQLFNWFMSEEGEIEGFSDAIWSGVTSLELAKGVKWAIDHNIFGVYQLTNGSPISKNEILQLFKKYTNKEILIRPINGINIDKSFTDSRKLINYEIPTYEIMILEMVDFIKKNLDLYPHYKLKDFDSQ; via the coding sequence TTGAAAAAGAAAATTCTCATTCTTGGTTCTACAGGTCTGATTGGACACCAAATACACTTTTTATTATCAAGCAATCCCGAGTATGAGATTGCCAACATTTCTTACAGAAATAAATTACATGAGGACACGCTGCTCTTAGATATTTTGGATGAGGCCTTACTCAATTCTGCAATACAGAAGATCAAACCTAATTATTTGATAAACTGCGTAGGCACTCTAATTAAAGAATCCGAGTCAGATCCTGAACTTGCTATTTACACCAATGCGATCCTGCCCCATAGACTTAAAAATATTTGCAACACTATGTCTATAAAGCTTATTCATATGTCCACAGATTGTGTTTTTTCAGGGGAAAAAAGAACACCTTATGTGGAGAATGATATAAAAGATGGTTTAGATGTCTATGCAAAAACAAAAGCTTTAGGTGAAGTGATAGATGATAAACATTTAACAATAAGAACATCTGTAATAGGACCTGAACTCAAAAAGGATGGAGAGCAACTATTCAATTGGTTTATGTCTGAGGAAGGCGAAATTGAGGGATTTTCGGATGCAATTTGGTCAGGTGTAACGTCATTAGAGCTAGCAAAAGGAGTTAAGTGGGCAATAGACCATAATATTTTTGGGGTTTATCAGCTGACAAATGGATCTCCTATTAGTAAAAATGAAATCTTGCAACTTTTCAAAAAATATACGAACAAAGAAATATTAATTAGGCCTATCAACGGAATAAACATCGACAAAAGTTTCACGGACTCTAGAAAACTTATAAATTATGAGATACCGACTTATGAAATAATGATTTTAGAGATGGTAGACTTCATAAAGAAAAATTTGGACTTATACCCACATTACAAATTGAAAGATTTTGATAGCCAGTAA
- a CDS encoding sugar transferase: MKRIIDILISSALIVLMTFPMLLVYILIRIDSRGPGLYWSERVGKNNVNFMMPKFRTMHEGTTSVATHLLDDPSNHLTRLGNMLRRTSIDELPQLYSILRGQMTFVGPRPALFNQNDLIRFRTKNNIQSLLPGVTGWAQINGRDNISIQEKVMFDLEYLEKKSVLFDLHIILLTLLKVLKKEDVSH; encoded by the coding sequence ATGAAACGGATTATTGATATCTTAATTTCTTCTGCGCTTATAGTGTTGATGACCTTTCCTATGTTATTGGTGTACATTCTTATAAGAATAGATTCACGTGGACCGGGTTTATATTGGTCTGAGAGAGTAGGAAAGAATAATGTTAATTTTATGATGCCTAAATTTAGAACAATGCATGAAGGTACCACATCGGTTGCTACACATCTGCTGGACGATCCTTCAAATCATTTAACAAGATTGGGTAATATGCTGAGAAGGACTAGTATAGATGAATTGCCCCAATTGTATTCTATTTTAAGGGGCCAAATGACTTTTGTTGGTCCTAGACCAGCTTTATTCAATCAGAATGACCTTATCAGATTTAGAACAAAAAATAATATCCAAAGCTTATTGCCCGGGGTTACAGGTTGGGCTCAGATTAATGGACGTGATAATATAAGTATTCAAGAGAAGGTAATGTTTGATCTTGAGTATCTTGAAAAAAAGTCTGTTCTATTCGATTTACATATTATCCTTCTTACTCTTTTAAAAGTTCTTAAAAAAGAGGATGTTTCCCATTAG
- a CDS encoding polysaccharide biosynthesis protein, translated as MNLKDLLLSSSRLTKKILALACDFFSIYLAILYALFTSEYFDIVIIDNFFTLIWMPILGVIVFWYADVYKSVVRYIDFSVIFTLIKSITLTLCIYVILIGTYLFSTSQFPFQINTYLFSSEVWISGFMAASFFIIGSRLIANSYLSESTSEKKVVIYGAGSAGIQLASALRVSKEMQPIAFIDSNPSLHNTFLGGIKVLSPIKLKKLALRKKLDEVLIAMPSASKTTLVSLLKEIENYSVKVRILPGLAALAQGKVSVSELKEVDISDLLGRFEVEANQELINKNIKDRAVLITGAGGSIGSEIARQVVKNKPRMIIILDSNEYSLYKIRNELEANSYDVEIKTILANVTDKKRMTEVCKVFDIDTIYHSAAYKHVSIVEENPFEAVSNNIFGTQVCAQAAIDANVDTFVLISTDKAVRPTNIMGATKRFAELILQSMAYEESYNNRTRMTMVRFGNVIGSSGSAIPLFQKQIKEGGPVTVTHPEVIRYFMSIPEAAELVIQAGAMGEGGDVFVLDMGEPVNIYEIAKRLVNLSGMELKDEDNPEGDIEIIFTGLRPGEKLYEELLIGDNVTATKHSQILRAQEDFLSKVKLEHFLSLLKEAEESGDVKSLKKILEEVVIGFTPEDEIVDVVYQQKKN; from the coding sequence ATGAATTTGAAAGACCTCTTGCTTTCATCCTCAAGGCTTACTAAAAAGATTCTAGCTTTAGCCTGCGATTTCTTTTCTATTTACCTTGCAATATTGTATGCACTATTTACGAGTGAATACTTTGATATAGTCATCATTGATAACTTCTTTACTTTGATATGGATGCCTATTCTAGGAGTAATAGTTTTTTGGTATGCAGATGTTTATAAATCTGTTGTGAGATATATTGATTTCTCAGTTATTTTTACTCTTATAAAATCTATTACATTAACTCTGTGCATTTACGTAATCTTGATTGGTACATATTTATTTTCAACTAGCCAATTTCCTTTTCAAATAAATACCTATTTATTCTCTTCTGAAGTCTGGATATCTGGTTTCATGGCTGCCAGCTTCTTCATAATTGGCTCAAGATTGATTGCTAATTCATACTTGTCCGAGAGTACCTCAGAAAAAAAAGTTGTGATTTATGGAGCAGGCTCAGCTGGAATACAATTAGCCAGTGCTTTAAGAGTGAGTAAAGAAATGCAACCTATCGCATTTATCGATAGCAACCCGTCTTTGCACAATACTTTTCTAGGAGGTATTAAAGTTTTATCTCCTATTAAACTAAAAAAATTGGCTTTAAGAAAAAAACTAGATGAAGTCCTTATTGCCATGCCTTCTGCATCTAAAACAACCTTAGTCTCACTTCTGAAAGAAATTGAGAATTATTCAGTCAAAGTCAGAATACTTCCAGGTTTAGCCGCTCTTGCACAAGGGAAAGTATCTGTTTCTGAACTTAAAGAGGTCGATATTTCAGATTTATTAGGTAGATTTGAAGTTGAAGCAAATCAAGAACTAATTAATAAAAATATTAAAGACCGTGCAGTTTTGATTACTGGTGCAGGAGGCTCAATTGGTTCTGAGATAGCTAGGCAAGTTGTTAAAAATAAACCCAGAATGATCATCATTTTAGATTCTAATGAATACTCACTATATAAGATAAGGAATGAACTCGAAGCAAATTCGTATGATGTAGAGATCAAAACCATACTAGCCAATGTTACAGATAAAAAAAGAATGACTGAAGTTTGTAAGGTTTTTGACATAGATACCATTTATCATTCGGCTGCTTACAAACATGTCTCGATTGTTGAAGAAAATCCATTCGAAGCTGTATCAAATAATATTTTTGGTACTCAAGTATGCGCTCAAGCAGCTATCGATGCCAATGTAGATACTTTCGTTCTCATCTCAACAGACAAAGCAGTAAGACCAACAAATATAATGGGTGCTACGAAAAGATTCGCAGAGTTAATTCTTCAGTCCATGGCTTACGAGGAGAGTTATAATAATAGAACAAGAATGACAATGGTCAGGTTCGGTAATGTAATAGGATCTTCGGGATCAGCTATTCCACTTTTTCAAAAACAAATTAAAGAGGGCGGGCCAGTTACTGTGACTCATCCAGAAGTAATAAGATATTTCATGTCTATTCCAGAAGCTGCAGAACTAGTTATACAAGCTGGTGCAATGGGGGAAGGAGGAGATGTTTTCGTTCTTGACATGGGCGAGCCAGTTAACATCTATGAGATCGCAAAAAGATTGGTAAATTTAAGTGGAATGGAGCTAAAAGATGAAGATAATCCAGAGGGAGATATTGAGATAATTTTCACTGGCCTCCGTCCTGGAGAGAAACTTTATGAAGAGCTCCTGATAGGAGACAACGTTACCGCTACAAAACATAGTCAAATTTTAAGAGCTCAAGAAGATTTTTTAAGTAAAGTAAAATTAGAGCACTTCCTATCTTTATTGAAAGAAGCTGAAGAATCAGGCGATGTAAAGTCTCTGAAGAAAATCCTAGAAGAGGTGGTAATTGGCTTTACTCCCGAGGATGAAATAGTAGATGTAGTTTATCAACAGAAAAAGAATTAA
- a CDS encoding polysaccharide biosynthesis protein has product MLKDKILLITGGTGSFGKAVLSRFLKKDEFSEIRIFSRDEKKQESMRIDINNNKVKFYIGDVRDYQSINQAMSSVDFVFHAAALKQVPSCEFYPIEAIKTNILGAENVLQASIDNKVKNAVFLSTDKAVYPINAMGLSKAMMEKLVAAKSRTTTETTLCSTRYGNVMGSRGSVIPLFINQIKSNKPLTLTDPSMTRFMMSLEESVELVEYAFLNGFSGDTFVKKSPASSLMILAEALLEIFEVNNEIKLMGTRHGEKLYETLLTREEMAKAEDLGDYYRIPSDNRDLNYASYYTEGEEDISNKEDYNSHNTYRYNIEEMKSTLLELDIIKEALKV; this is encoded by the coding sequence ATGCTAAAAGATAAGATATTACTCATAACGGGTGGAACAGGTTCATTTGGAAAAGCTGTCCTGTCAAGATTCTTGAAAAAAGATGAATTTAGTGAAATAAGAATATTCAGCAGAGACGAAAAGAAACAAGAGTCTATGAGAATAGATATAAATAATAACAAAGTGAAATTTTACATTGGCGATGTAAGAGATTATCAAAGTATAAATCAGGCTATGTCATCGGTTGACTTTGTCTTCCATGCAGCAGCCTTGAAACAAGTACCTTCATGCGAGTTTTATCCCATTGAGGCAATCAAGACAAACATTCTTGGAGCGGAAAATGTGCTCCAAGCATCGATTGATAATAAAGTTAAGAATGCTGTCTTCCTAAGCACTGATAAGGCAGTTTATCCTATTAATGCAATGGGCTTGAGCAAAGCTATGATGGAAAAACTCGTTGCTGCTAAATCAAGAACGACAACAGAAACTACTCTGTGTTCAACTCGTTATGGCAATGTAATGGGAAGCAGGGGCTCTGTGATACCTCTGTTTATTAATCAAATCAAATCTAATAAACCCCTTACACTCACGGATCCTTCGATGACAAGATTTATGATGAGTCTTGAAGAATCAGTAGAACTAGTTGAGTATGCCTTTTTAAATGGGTTTTCCGGGGATACTTTTGTTAAAAAATCACCCGCTTCTAGTCTAATGATATTAGCAGAAGCCTTATTAGAAATATTTGAGGTCAATAATGAAATCAAGCTAATGGGAACGCGCCATGGTGAGAAGCTATATGAAACACTCTTAACAAGAGAGGAAATGGCTAAAGCAGAAGACTTGGGTGATTACTATAGGATACCCTCGGATAATAGAGATCTCAATTATGCAAGTTACTATACTGAAGGCGAAGAGGATATCTCTAATAAAGAGGATTACAATTCACACAACACCTATAGATATAATATAGAAGAAATGAAATCAACCTTACTAGAACTAGATATAATTAAAGAAGCGTTAAAAGTATGA